Proteins encoded together in one Cicer arietinum cultivar CDC Frontier isolate Library 1 chromosome 4, Cicar.CDCFrontier_v2.0, whole genome shotgun sequence window:
- the LOC101511950 gene encoding B3 domain-containing protein At2g36080-like, giving the protein MDLQGTTLWWTQNQPQQTMLLVEPIHHPQPQWFNSQTYPNTPHFNTNEENEDKDNTAIKLIEDEKEPMFEKPLTPSDVGKLNRLVIPKQHAEKYFPLGGGDSGECKGLLLSFEDESGKCWRFRYSYWNSSQSYVLTKGWSRYVKDKRLDAGDVVLFERHRVDSQRLFINWRRRKLNGNETAQVSRGKVSDGNGKNEVAVGWSRGFYPAHPYPAHHLLPYQHDHCLHAGRGSPQGQNQRTKPVGNNSSSSSSSPRELRLFGVTMVCQPEHDSTPQCSSYDSNNMPSTQGTDHTQHLYHYHQPSSHNSNSNSHSHVVRHQPYYY; this is encoded by the exons ATGGATCTTCAAGGAACAACACTATGGTGGACTCAAAATCAACCACAACAAACTATGCTATTAGTTGAACCAATCCACCATCCCCAACCACAATGGTTCAATTCTCAAACATATCCAAACACACCTCATTTCAACACCAACGAAGAAAACGAAGACAAAGATAACACCGCCATAAAGTTAATCGAAGACGAAAAAGAACCAATGTTCGAAAAACCGTTAACACCGAGCGACGTTGGGAAACTAAACCGCCTAGTGATCCCAAAACAACACGCGGAAAAATACTTCCCACTCGGCGGCGGTGACTCGGGCGAGTGCAAGGGACTATTACTGAGTTTCGAGGACGAGTCGGGGAAGTGTTGGCGATTCCGTTACTCGTATTGGAACAGTAGTCAAAGCTACGTGTTGACTAAAGGTTGGAGCCGTTATGTTAAAGATAAGCGTTTAGATGCTGGCGACGTCGTTTTGTTTGAACGACACCGTGTTGATAGTCAGAGGCTTTTTATTAACTGGAGGAGAAGGAAGTTGAATGGGAATGAAACGGCGCAGGTTAGTAGGGGTAAGGTAAGTGATGGGAATGGAAAAAATGAGGTTGCTGTTGGGTGGTCCAGAGGCTTCTATCCTGCGCACCCTTATCCTGCGCATCACCTCTTACCTTACCAACATGATCACTGTCTTCATGCAG GTAGAGGGTCCCCACAAGGTCAGAACCAAAGGACGAAACCGGTAGGAAACAACAGTTCAAGTTCTAGTTCAAGTCCAAGGGAACTTAGGTTATTTGGGGTCACTATGGTATGCCAACCTGAACATGATTCAACACCACAATGTTCCTCCTATGATAGTAACAATATGCCATCAACACAGGGTACAGATCATACCCAACATCTCTACCACTATCATCAACCTTCTTCTCATAATTCTAATTCCAATTCCCACTCTCACGTGGTACGTCACCAACCATATTATTACTAG